In Centroberyx gerrardi isolate f3 chromosome 20, fCenGer3.hap1.cur.20231027, whole genome shotgun sequence, a genomic segment contains:
- the kcng3 gene encoding voltage-gated potassium channel regulatory subunit KCNG3 gives MKFGKSICVLNVGGTRYAFTREVIRDFPLRRVSRLHACATEKEVLELCDDYDRDRNEFFFDRHAQAFVFIMLYVRSGKLRFVPGVCELSFYTEMLYWGLESAHLDSCCQKRLDDRMSEIGLDSLSEEELGDSGDESQSPADPGLDTVVTGRGRWLERMRKTFEEPNSSVAAQLLASVSVIFVIVSMIMLCTSTLPDWDTAKRNTVEEHRIVEAVCIGWFTAECLVRFLVARDKWEFLRRPLNIIDVVAITPYYVTMAMAGAGMPGAGLGVAGVTLRVLRVMRVFWLMKLARHFLGLQTLGLTLRRCYREMVMLLVFVCVAMAIYSALAQLLEHGLDLGMRNHDYASIPAAAWWVIISMTTVGYGDVYPVTIGGRVLGGVCVVSGIVLLALPITFIYHSFVQCYHELKMRSARYARSLSVEILQ, from the exons ATGAAGTTCGGTAAGAGCATCTGTGTGCTCAACGTAGGGGGGACCCGGTACGCCTTCACCCGTGAGGTGATCCGGGATTTCCCTCTCCGGCGCGTCAGCCGCCTGCATGCCTGCGCAACGGAGAAAGAGGTCCTTGAACTGTGCGACGACTACGACCGGGACCGGAACGAGTTCTTCTTCGACCGCCACGCGCAGGCTTTCGTGTTCATCATGCTGTACGTGCGCTCCGGTAAACTCCGCTTCGTCCCCGGAGTGTGCGAGCTCTCCTTCTACACGGAGATGCTGTACTGGGGGCTGGAGAGCGCACATCTGGACTCCTGCTGCCAGAAGCGCCTGGACGACCGCATGTCCGAGATCGGACTGGACAGTCTCTCCGAGGAGGAGCTCGGCGACTCGGGGGATGAGTCCCAGAGCCCGGCCGACCCAGGGCTTGACACGGTGGTCACGGGTCGCGGTAGATGGCTTGAGAGGATGCGCAAGACCTTCGAGGAGCCCAACTCATCTGTCGCGGCGCAGCTTTTGGCCTCAGTGTCTGTAATCTTTGTGATCGTGTCTATGATAATGCTGTGTACCAGCACCCTGCCGGACTGGGATACAGCCAAGAGGAACACTGTGGAGGAGCACAG GATAGTGGAGGCAGTGTGTATCGGCTGGTTTACAGCAGAGTGCCTGGTGCGTTTCCTCGTGGCCAGGGACAAGTGGGAATTCCTCCGCCGGCCGCTGAACATCATCGACGTGGTCGCCATCACCCCCTACTATGTCACCATGGCAATGGCCGGGGCAGGGATGCCGGGCGCCGGGCTGGGGGTTGCCGGAGTGACTCTGCGAGTGCTGAGGGTGATGCGCGTGTTCTGGTTGATGAAGCTGGCCAGACACTTCCTGGGCCTGCAGACACTGGGGCTGACGCTCCGACGCTGCTACCGGGAGATGGTCATGCTGCTGGTGTTTGTCTGCGTCGCCATGGCGATATACAGCGCTCTGGCCCAGCTGCTGGAGCATGGCTTGGACTTGGGCATGCGTAACCACGACTACGCCAGCATCCCGGCCGCCGCCTGGTGGGTCATCATCTCCATGACGACGGTGGGCTACGGGGACGTGTACCCTGTGACTATTGGGGGGCGGGTGCTGGGCggcgtgtgtgtggtgagtggcATCGTCCTCCTGGCGCTGCCCATCACCTTCATCTACCACAGTTTTGTACAGTGCTACCACGAACTCAAGATGCGCTCCGCCAGATACGCACGCAGCCTGTCAGTGGAAATACTGCAATGA